The Silene latifolia isolate original U9 population chromosome X, ASM4854445v1, whole genome shotgun sequence genome contains the following window.
cagggcaaagacctcggcagcagatacgaccaagggggtgtgaccattgaaccgtttttggtagtacggtctgaactccccggcgcccgccgagtttcatttctggcggacttgtcgaccgtgacctattattgtcacgacgtccttcatccgggttatcctcccggcggctctttttttcgagtgcccggcctcgctgggcctacccaggttttgtggtagtcctccacctttatggcttggtcacCATCTTCCCGCGGAGTCTAGGTtcagccgccgcacttgatgagctcgtttttaagtctcctctcgggaggcctttcatcgatgCGAAGACCGCGGTTCATTCGGCTCACGAATCTgccgaaccttggcgtcgaacctcttcacataactccggagagactcgcctccctcgtctcgatagtcaggaggtccgatgtctcgacggccctcctcttgttgcaagaatactgggccaaaaatgtgtcccttaggtcggcataacagtataccgacccatcgggtagcctcttgtaccaactttgtgccatcccatgcagagtcgttgggaagactcggcaccaaacctcttcaggttgctcccataccgacatgtaagactcgaaagcctcggcgtggtcggttgggtcgccttctcctttgtatgatatgggtggcaactttagcttagtcggcaccgggacctccaggacataggcatcgaggggctgtctgaccacgtgtcgaatgacacgcgacgatcggctcctcgcatccttagtccgactcctctccccgtggcgggaagggcttcttctccgactctggtgagtcgggcttcttctccgactctggtgagtcggacttcttctccgactctggtgagtcggactcctttcgctcctctggggcaggcctcgtcggcgctgcggcgacactgtcctcccgcgagtgcgagaagggctcaggtctaccacttgcactatgggctcccccggcgtcttgacatggtcagcttcctccaaggcttcgttcaagtttcttggagtcactTTTGGGACCCTGATCTCCTGtgggggtgccgccgctcttgtcgttgtgacGGTGTGAGTCGGCGTCGCCCATTAGTTCCGGAGTAACCCGGTTTAgccgcatcaaccacatgtcccatgatagtgacttggtcggcgggcagcggtgtatcttgtattattggcatcccgtacgtcgtatcagtgatacggccggtgggaTCGCCGATTTGaagttgtggaatgtgtcatctTGGCGGTCGGTTTCCACAAGCACCGTTTcgggttgtttcgacatcttcttagctcgttgggtgggttttgttttgtgttttctttttttgtaagggatttgactagcttctagtatcgcCTCCccgagacggcgccaattgttcgggTGTAATTAAAGCgattatttgttaccactcgtggcttgtagaatgacgtctttggttgaatccttctttcggcctctcctgaaacaatgaacaaccGAGGGGCTCGGCTttgccgagcgtactcactccgacgctcaagtcagtgaacttaaagagataagttgtgtgttacttggcgaagtatatgttgtagagagataaggaagatattaccagattatgaggtgtttaggttaaagtgtgaatcctttcctcaatgagggttgaggagtatttatagactttcaccttttgtcacgtagtggccaagtggccaagtggctagcaggtggaaagactgatctaccctcggccgagggacccatggcaggccggctgactccatgccgaggggtcttggatatgagtacgcggatacgtGCCCGGTGGCGCCGATCGTCTAGCCGAGGCACTGAAGAGACAAGCGACATTGCGTCGGTTGCtagttgtctaagtcgttgacttgctgtggatatctttgaccttgctcaatatgttgactcggtcagcgggtgcagaatatgccccatcaataattaTGAGTGGAAGTGTTTGGGTAGTTCATTAATATTGTTGATGGTAATTAGTAGTTCAACGACGATGAAAATTAGTCGATtcgttgttgttgattgaaaaTTTGAAAGCGGTTTTTGATTTTGTGTTTGGTTtgagtgaatgtattatttgtgATTTAATTACATGGGAAAATTGAGGAGAGGTATTTTGGGTGGTTCATTAATATTTCCGATAATTTGAAGTAATTCGTCGACGACTAATGAAGTGGTGTTTTTTAGAGAGCATCGAATAGCCCTTAAATTCAGGCTAGTGAGTCGAACAACAATCTCATCCAACTGACCCAGCCCAACCTGTTCTTCCCCAATTCCTGTCCATCTCTCTCTAGTCTCTCCTCTTCCTCAATTGTTTCTTGCCCATCAACAAATGGACAAAATCCATTAATTCTAAAGCTTTTAAGTAACAACCACAAAAACTTCAACATCTACAATTACAAGAACTTCAACTAATGTCTTCTACTGCACTCTGCACTGTCTCATTTGGTGTTGCATCACCTGTAAAACTTGAAAAAACAGCCATGTTTTCACTCTCTATATGTTCATGCTCTTCTACACATCTTAAAACCTTCAATTTCCCACTTTCCTCGAAGTTATCTCAATTGGGTTCTTCCCATTTTACTCCTTGGAATGGTTTGAGGTATATGGGCATCTCAATTTctccaaaatctcataaaaatggTATTTTTCCTCTTTTGggtgtttgattttttttattttttattttaaatagcaTACGACGTATTGGATATTTGAATTTAATTATGTTTTTTTGATCAgttcgtatttttttttttgagctaATGAATTGATTTGATGTAGGAAGGAGGGCCAAATGTAGAGGGAAGGGTGTATATGCTTCTTTATTTGGAGTTGGAGCTCCTGAAGCTTTGGTGATTGGGGTTGTTGCTTTATTGGTTTTTGGTCCTAAAGGCCTTGCTGAGGTTTGTTGCTCACTTATTTCTTCGGTTTACCTGATTACAAATCATTATGTTCTGTTAGTTGGCCCCAAATCATTTTGCGATTAAAGCTCCGATgttgtttattttcttaaatgcTGTCTTACTGCAAGTGATGGTGTTTGAAATTGATAGTTTAATATGTGTTTCTGTAAGTTGGAGCTAGATTGAGTATGCGTTAGGTGATTATAGAACTGAAGGAGTGTAACCTGGTGTAATAGAGAACAGTCATTTTCGGAGACAATCTTTTGGAAAGTTATAGAGAGTATATTTGATAATTAGTGATTTACTTTAATCCAAACAGCTAATTTCAGTGATTAAAGAAAGAGTTAATTAGATCAAGATTCAAGAAAAAGCCCAAATTAGCAAGAAGGGAACTTTCTTGGAGGTGAGAAAATAAGTACTGTTGGAGTTGGAGCGAATAGATTGTGAAAGAACGAGGAAAAGTATTCCGTAATATTGCTTGATAATCAAGTACAGTGTTTAGTATGTTACTGATCATGCTGACAATGAGGAACGGTGTAGACTTTCTTCCTCTTTCAGAAACTATTTTCTCAGAAGTCGTAGTACAGCTTAATAAGAGAGTTGGGAATTGGTTTTGAAACAGCTGTACATTTGACTTTGACATCAATCAGTTAGAGACTCGTGCCACTGGTAGCATATTCATGGAATCCGTACTTGCTACTTCAAAGTTGATCCTTGTACCGATATGCCCAATCATTACCTCGTTCCAATAGCCACTTTTGACAACTTTCCTACTGTCGCATCGACAATTCTTCCAGAGCTACATCATCCTGGAACAGCTAGCCCTTGTCCAGCACTCCGGCTCGGCACTGTTCTAGCTCGTCATTTGTTGTCAAAACACCCTCCATGGACAATAGTTCGGAAACTGCTGCTAAATTTTGTATGCTAGCTGTCTGGCTCCCATGTATTCAAAACACCCCTCTTGATCTTTACAGTTGATCAACTATTGGACCTCCACTTGGCTAGATTCTTCAGCGTGTCTTGAACGAGATGTCTCACATGTGAGACCAACCCAATCCTTATGTATTCCTCATTTAAAGTTATAGGCTGAATGGATTGGTCTCACGTGTCAGCCAGTCTCACATAAGTTTCTGTAAGGCTGTTTTTATCATCCTTTGACTATGTGACTAGTGCCAGTATACGGTAGTCTTTTTGAGCCTTGTGCTGCTATGATTTTTGAGTAAAAGCAGTACATAGATTTCGTTAGTAAATTATGGAAGTCAATCTACTGTATAGCAGTCCGAAAATGTCCATGTATGTCTTCATATGTGCGTTCACTTACCCTTGATAGGGATTCCTTTTTATAATAGGTTGTGACAATTTACTATGGTTAATGCAGGTTGCTAAAACTTTAGGTAAAACCCTGCGTGCGTTTCAGCCAACCATTAGGGAGCTTCAGGTTAATATCTTAACTTCGACACACGTGTTTTATTATTTCTCCTGACTGGGGATTGATTTTTGTTTACCTACTGTAATGCAGGATGTTTCTAAGGAATTCAAAAGCACACTGGAGAGGGAGATTGGTCTGGATGATGATCCACAGGCAATGAGAAACCCATATCAATCAGCCACCCCTCCAAAACCCACCCCAGTGGAGGATTTTGAAAATGTGCCGGTGGCTGACCCAAGTTAGTGTACTGGCTTTATGAGAATTTAATATTTGTCATTCTGTTATGATTACTGTACCCTTTTGAGTATTATCATTCCGTTATAGTTACTAAACCTGACGGAGAAGGAATATTTTTATGTTAAAACTTAAAAACAGCTGGGACGGTAGACTAGTGAAATCACACTTAAAAGTTAGAAGTGTTTGGGACATACTCATTAGGGCGGAGAAGCTCCATTTCATAAGCCCAAAGGTGGTTCCATCCTGAAATCTAAGCCTAGCTCATAGACGTGCTCTCATACGTCTTGTACTATCTTACTCATAAAATGGGCTTTGCCAAACGCACACGGAAGAACACAGTAGTATTTTTGTCAACAATTTATGTTCATAATTTGACAACTCTTGAAGAATTAGTTATTGGTTGCTAATTTATTTGACATCAGCTTGAGCTTTGATGAGTTCAGGAAGAACGCAAACTATGTAGTCGTCAACCTCTGGTAAACACGATATTGTATTCCCTTGACATGCTTACCTTTGTGGATGGTTGATTTAGTACACAATTTTAGGTGGTACTGTTTGCCTGCTCATTTTTACTCAACTTTATCAGAGTTCAGTAAActagtactccctctgtcccgggtATTTGTAGTGttattccattttggggtgtctcagtcaattgttgtcctttatattttaagaatgaacttgatgagcaatttgatcatacacactcaatttggtccactcgtcatttaataattggcccctcctctttcctgggtctttgtgccaaaaccaaaggacaacaattgaccgggacggagggagtaaagctttaggaaaaataaacaaatttcAGTCGGCAAATAAGTCGGATATGTATGTTCGTCTTCTTAACTGGTCCTATCGTCCACTTTAATGTTGCAGATGGCACTCCAACTAGCAAAGCATATACAAGTGAGGAGTACTTAAAGATCACCGAGGAGCAGCTGAAAGCATCTGCAGCTGTTCAGCCGGATGTAATGCCATCACCACAAGACAATCAAATTGATCCCATGAGCCAGTCTGATACGCAGCCGAATATCGCATCCTCTCCACCCGAAAGCCCGTTGGAACCTGAAAGCCAACCTCAAGGTCTGTTTTCTCCAAACTAGTCTCAAGGCTAGACTGTTAAAACTCAAAAACCCTTCTGCCGTGCCCGAAGATAAACAACAATAACATCACTCTCAAGTGTCTCAATGGCTGCTTTGGGCAGGGTAGGGGTTAGGATGTATGCAGTCACTGCTGAGTTAAAAACATAAAGAGTTGGCCATAATGAAAATTGTCTCGCAAAATGCTTCTATACTCGGCCACATGACCATACAAGAAGCATAGAGGGGTGAACCGTTTTGCTTTATTTTATCATATTCAAAAGCTGATGAATAATGAATCTTTGTCCGGCATCCCTGAAAATAAATACAGTATTAACAGAAAATGGAAAAAAAGTTGGTTAAATTTTGGGATTTGCAGCTTTGCAGGAGGATAACATGCCCTCGTCACCAGAAAGCAAGGCCGAATCTGAAAGTCAGACTGAAGGTGATAATTTTGCTTCCGCTACCCCTCAGTTAACTTAATTTGTGAACATATTTGAGATGTTTCGTTGAATGAATTTCAGCTGCCGCAGGGGAGATGGGAAAGTAAGCCCTAAGCTATGATTTGGAACACGTAAATTAGTTAGTACTATGAAGTCGAGTTTGGCATGATATCATCTCAAGCACGGAAATGATGAATTTAGTCTCTGTTGATTTTCTCGCGAGCATTGGAGGAGTTGATTCTTTTCGGAGGAGCGTACAAACTTGAAGGTAAGGACATTCTTTTTGCAGATCATCAGTGTCAGGTGAATTGTCGCATCAAACCCATAAGCTAGTCTTTTTATCGTGTTTTTTTAGCTTCCTTTTGAGTCTGTTGATCTGCTGATGACCTTTTGACACTGGAAGTCAGCCATGTTAATAGAGAAAGAAGCTGATTGTGCATTTGATCGTATCCATCTGTTTTAACATAATGTTCGCACTTAGAGAATACAAATTTACCGATTTTTTAGCCTCTCTGTGTCCCTCGTTATCTTCAGCCTTGAAGAGATTCTGTTCCCATATCCCGGACTCCTGGTTATTCTTGTACGTCATTACTCTAGTGTTTCTAAGGTGTTGTTTATGATGTGGTAGGGAGCCTGGATGACGCGTTGTTTGTTACCCTGTGTTGATTTACTCCTAGTCCTCGTACATAAGGGTCATTTGCTGATGACTGCTGATTATTTTTCTTGCGACTTCCATTATAGTAGCTCTTTAGGAACTGGTGTACATGAGTGATGAGCCTAAATAACCCAATATTAATGTTTTAAAGATCCATCAGACGAGACTTCCGTTGTAAATTTGTGCAGTCGTCGTATAAAAATCAGAtcgtatgaattttttttttttacttgcaCGACATAACTGGATAAAACAGTGGCCCAATATTAACTGGTTTCGACAAACCGAAAATAATTTTAATAAATGGTGCTCCGAAACTCATGCCATCTGTACCAACTTCATAGTGTGTGTTTGGCCTGattttaaaagtgtttttggcTTTAAAAACAGtttttggccaaacacatcaTTATTTAAAAGCTAAAGCAAAAAATTTTCAAAAGCCAACAAATCATCTTTTTGTCCATAAAAATAGAAGCAGCAATTTGCTACTTCTGCTTTGGAAAAACACTTTCAGAAAATTAATCTtaaaaaacaaaaactcatttttaacaaattaggCCAAACATGCTCATAGTATAACTACCTTATTTATGTTCATTGTGATTTGACAATACGTCACGCAATTTTGAGCTCAAAATTTTATTATATGCTACCAAATTATTAGGCGGAAGATTTTGACATACCGGAGTATGACTCATGAGTCGTGGCTCCGGGTATTTATGTTAAaataacacaaattttcattatagacggacactatccatttattttcattatagacggacactatccattATAAATGGATAGtgaccgtctataatgagacggacTGTTAAAATAAACCGGTCATTTTTTATCAATAAATAGACACTTTTTATGGTCTCATCTTAGGTCGGATAGTATAATTCCCTATTTACTAAATAAATAGGCGAATTTCTAAATTTTCTCGCCTAaacatatttcctaaaataaagtttggttatttttagcatattctaTAAGTATGGTGCACTATAATACACATAATCTTTCAGATTTATGTCATTTAGTATTTTACATTCTGTACAAAATTATCTCCAATTTTTTTATGATATAAAAAGGAACGAAAACATTCATTAATTTTCTATGATAAAAAGTTGCGGTAAAAATATATTATtagtaaaattttataaaataacatcattaattaaTCTCTCAgtaataggaaaaacttttattaaaatatttatttcatgattaatacgatttagactttgatttttcaaattaaaatataataataagaaatgtaaaaaaaaaaagattaactaATTTATATTTCATAAAGTATAATatactaaaaaaatataaaactctATATATGCCTTTTTGATTACAAAACTAGAAGATGCTTTTGGTCCCTTTCTCTAGAATTGCGAGTCTTATCTCTTGATATTGATTTATCCTTTGCCCATTGAACACTTTTCCCCTACTTTTGCATGTTGCATTTTTCTATACGCGTTCCACACAAAACGATCAAATAATTACATTTTGGTCATAGAATCTTCCATTTGATTATTGAACCTTCCTAAGCAATCCACAGTCCTACCCTCAGCCCACCTCCTTGGTCTTCTTTCCTTTTTCCTCTGATTGGTCATCTTTGGTGCGCAAAACTATATTAGATGACTCGATTACGATCGGCTCAAAACCAATGACGGACCTAgaaaatttcattttcattatCCCTATAAAAAAAATCTAAATTGTTATTATATTAAAAGTATTCATTTTTAACAATTTTCAAGATAAAAAATACAGAGTACGCAACATAGACAAGATTTCAGTATCCGAGTATCCCGTATACCCGAAGGGTAGGTCCGTCCAATGCACACAAATCACTTTCAAAACAGATCTTCCTGGAAAAAACTAAAATCAGCTCATTATTAAGATCGTCTAAAAATCCACCTTCTAAACTAAATCACCACAAAATAGATCAGATTTAGTTATCACATTATCCCCTGAATTGACATTTATACCCTTAAACAAAAACCGCCTTTACTCCTTTACCCAAAACAAGTAGGGGCAAACTGGGAAATTCCCCTTGAAACACGTAATTTACACAAAAGGGTATTTCCgggaaacaaaaacaaaatttgTAACTataaatacaacaatagacaactCTAGACTCCAGAATACCAACCACTACACAAAATCAAATCCTCCTTTCATAAAAACTACCGAAACTACCCTTCGATGGCATCAAGGTACGAGGTAGAAGTAACCATAACCTCAGCCAAGGACCTTAAAAACGTCAATTGGCGCCACGGCCCGAATAAGCCTTACGCCGTAGCATGGGTCGACTCGGAACGAAAAGTTTCGACCCGAGTCGACGAAGAAGGTGATACTTGTCCAAGGTGGGATCAGACCTTAACCATCCCTCTTGATCGTCCGATCCATGACGCTACACTTTATATCGACGTCGTCCACGCCTACGCCGAATCGGATACTAAGCCGCTCATTGGTTCGGCTAAGCTCCCCCTTCGCGAAGTTGTCGATGAAGCCGGGTTTGGTAGCCGTTTCTCTCGCTCCCTCAAACTCAAACGCCCTTCAGGTACGCAGTACCGAAATTAACAGGGCTAGCAAGAGCGATCATCCCGAATACTTAGTTTTTATTCTAATGTTTTTCGTTTTTCTCCGTATAAATTGATTCCCTGGTCTTAACTAATAatttacatttactttattttgtgagataaaaataAACGTAAACTATTAT
Protein-coding sequences here:
- the LOC141618315 gene encoding sec-independent protein translocase protein TATB, chloroplastic-like, which translates into the protein MSSTALCTVSFGVASPVKLEKTAMFSLSICSCSSTHLKTFNFPLSSKLSQLGSSHFTPWNGLRYMGISISPKSHKNGRRAKCRGKGVYASLFGVGAPEALVIGVVALLVFGPKGLAEVAKTLGKTLRAFQPTIRELQDVSKEFKSTLEREIGLDDDPQAMRNPYQSATPPKPTPVEDFENVPVADPNGTPTSKAYTSEEYLKITEEQLKASAAVQPDVMPSPQDNQIDPMSQSDTQPNIASSPPESPLEPESQPQALQEDNMPSSPESKAESESQTEAAAGEMGK